In Paraburkholderia aromaticivorans, a single window of DNA contains:
- a CDS encoding spinster family MFS transporter, whose amino-acid sequence MLSLTTLIYAFSFMDRVLMSIAAPALKAEMHLTDGQLGLLIGLAFALFYTILGIPIARLAERFSRVMIISVTIVLWSFMTIGCGTATNYAQLFAFRAGVGIGEAGSAPAAYSLLADYFSGKRRSLIFALYAGGVPIGVLMASFIGAPLIKNYGWQQAFFYIGIPGVLLGLLAFLTIKEPARGAAVSTASGDSVPRLTDVIWRMVSNRASRNMLFAVMLGMFAMSAIFLFLPVYFVRVYGMNFGQAGLAFGIIGGVGGLTGNILSGYLSDRLGKRNAAWHGYVPALGCIAAAFLSCIAFLQPVAAAGVTLLVGFAVGMNFWNGPAFSVILSLLEPRMRATASALTLSAMALVGQGLGPGYVGFLSDFFAKRIFNRPDFAQLCVVAKHGASAGTHAPGDVPANIAALCASASATGLKYALMSAVPILLWAAVHYWLAGSKYARLKDTERQYSLRASRGA is encoded by the coding sequence GTGCTGTCGCTCACGACATTGATCTACGCGTTCAGCTTCATGGATCGCGTGTTGATGTCGATCGCTGCACCTGCGTTGAAAGCGGAAATGCACCTGACCGACGGCCAGCTTGGCTTGTTGATCGGCCTGGCGTTCGCGCTGTTCTACACCATCCTTGGCATTCCGATCGCGCGGCTCGCCGAGCGTTTCAGTCGGGTGATGATCATATCCGTCACCATCGTCCTCTGGTCGTTCATGACGATCGGATGCGGGACCGCGACGAATTATGCTCAGCTGTTTGCCTTCCGCGCCGGCGTGGGCATTGGCGAGGCCGGCTCAGCACCGGCCGCCTATTCGCTTCTTGCCGACTATTTTTCAGGCAAGCGGCGTTCGTTGATATTCGCACTTTATGCCGGCGGCGTGCCGATCGGTGTGTTGATGGCATCGTTCATCGGCGCACCGCTCATCAAGAACTACGGTTGGCAGCAGGCGTTTTTTTACATCGGAATCCCGGGCGTACTGCTTGGCCTGCTCGCGTTCCTGACAATCAAGGAGCCGGCACGTGGCGCTGCCGTCTCGACCGCGAGCGGTGACAGCGTGCCACGACTTACCGATGTAATCTGGAGAATGGTGAGCAACCGCGCATCACGCAACATGCTTTTCGCAGTCATGCTGGGCATGTTCGCCATGTCCGCGATCTTCCTCTTTCTGCCGGTCTATTTCGTACGCGTCTACGGCATGAATTTCGGGCAGGCGGGTCTTGCCTTCGGGATCATCGGCGGAGTGGGCGGTCTCACCGGCAACATCCTGAGCGGCTATCTTTCCGACAGGCTCGGAAAACGCAACGCTGCCTGGCATGGTTATGTTCCCGCGCTTGGGTGTATCGCAGCGGCATTCCTGTCGTGCATTGCATTCCTGCAGCCCGTTGCTGCCGCAGGCGTGACGCTTCTGGTCGGCTTCGCCGTTGGCATGAACTTCTGGAACGGACCGGCCTTTTCGGTGATCCTCTCGCTGCTGGAGCCTCGTATGCGCGCCACGGCGTCCGCGTTAACGCTCTCCGCCATGGCACTGGTCGGACAAGGTCTTGGCCCCGGCTATGTCGGCTTTCTCAGCGACTTCTTCGCGAAACGCATCTTCAATCGACCAGATTTCGCGCAGCTCTGCGTGGTCGCGAAACACGGCGCGTCGGCAGGTACCCATGCGCCGGGCGACGTGCCCGCGAACATCGCTGCGTTGTGCGCTTCCGCGAGTGCCACGGGCCTCAAGTACGCCCTTATGAGCGCCGTTCCGATCCTGCTCTGGGCCGCCGTTCACTACTGGTTGGCGGGCAGCAAATACGCGAGGCTCAAGGACACTGAACGGCAATACAGTCTGCGGGCCAGCCGGGGCGCTTGA
- a CDS encoding fumarylacetoacetate hydrolase family protein, with protein MKIARFNEGQLGIVIDDRYIVDVTTTLGEDTAMWPPVGATRLIANFERLKPFIEAGLEHLPRVPIEDVKLLTPVPWPNKVIAFPVNYHDHGREMQASYRATHQGFFLKPNSSLSGADEPVVLPNVPTREVHHESELAIVIGKQGRDIARDDWRQYVFGYACLLDMVVRGREERVFRKAYDTFCPVGPWIVTADEVGDPANLEMKLWVNDELKQHANTRDLVLDIPGMIEMASAVMTLYPGDIVATGTPAGVGKVSDGDKVRIRIERVGEMTVDIVRGTGGATEVFAQPYTPDIIKQK; from the coding sequence ATGAAAATTGCGCGTTTTAATGAAGGACAACTAGGTATCGTCATCGACGATCGCTACATCGTCGATGTCACGACTACCCTTGGTGAGGATACGGCCATGTGGCCGCCCGTGGGTGCTACGCGCCTCATCGCGAACTTTGAGCGGCTGAAGCCGTTCATCGAGGCCGGGCTGGAGCACCTTCCACGCGTGCCGATCGAGGATGTGAAGCTGCTTACGCCGGTGCCATGGCCGAACAAGGTCATCGCCTTTCCGGTGAACTATCACGACCACGGACGGGAAATGCAGGCCAGTTATCGGGCCACGCATCAGGGCTTTTTCCTGAAACCGAACTCGTCCCTGTCCGGCGCCGACGAACCCGTCGTCCTGCCGAATGTACCCACCCGCGAGGTCCATCACGAGTCTGAACTTGCGATTGTCATCGGCAAGCAAGGTCGTGACATTGCGCGTGACGACTGGCGGCAGTACGTGTTCGGCTACGCCTGTCTGCTCGACATGGTTGTGCGCGGACGAGAGGAACGCGTATTTCGCAAGGCTTACGACACTTTCTGCCCCGTTGGCCCATGGATCGTCACGGCCGATGAAGTCGGCGACCCGGCCAATCTGGAAATGAAGCTGTGGGTCAACGACGAGCTCAAGCAACACGCCAACACGCGGGATCTGGTGCTCGACATCCCCGGTATGATCGAGATGGCGTCCGCGGTAATGACGTTGTATCCCGGAGACATCGTGGCCACCGGCACGCCAGCGGGCGTCGGGAAAGTCAGCGATGGCGACAAGGTGCGAATCCGGATTGAGCGGGTCGGCGAGATGACCGTTGACATCGTGAGAGGCACAGGTGGTGCAACTGAAGTGTTCGCGCAGCCCTACACTCCCGACATCATCAAGCAAAAATGA
- a CDS encoding cupin domain-containing protein — MNDLTDLDELYAAIDSLHMEGGWHRKAPALWSEPRENFLPALWRYADVKPILERAGDLVDHRMADRRNLTLRNPVEGNLYATVRTLVGAYQSIKPGEVADAHRHTPNALRIILEGHGAYTVVDGVRVEMRPGDILLTPSWCWHSHANGGPDDCFWVDVLDVPLIHLLEPMFFERHPEKLERDVVTVAESPVAFRWEASLEALDKAAAPANGMAQREIELGAPAMKSTAIHVQRMGAGFVSQRYRTTANAIFTVVEGRGTTRCGDTEMQWEKGDMFAMPAWRNYQHKVDGDAHLVRVSDEPVMRALDVLRDELSPSSHVIRGEISCIS, encoded by the coding sequence ATGAACGACCTCACTGACCTCGACGAACTTTACGCCGCAATCGACAGCCTCCACATGGAGGGCGGATGGCATCGCAAGGCGCCTGCACTGTGGAGCGAACCGCGCGAGAACTTCTTGCCTGCGCTCTGGCGATATGCCGACGTCAAGCCGATTCTCGAACGTGCCGGCGACCTGGTCGATCATCGAATGGCGGATCGTCGCAACCTGACACTACGGAACCCCGTGGAAGGGAACCTGTATGCGACGGTACGCACACTCGTCGGCGCCTATCAGTCGATCAAGCCGGGCGAAGTCGCGGACGCGCACCGGCATACGCCCAATGCGCTGCGGATCATTCTCGAAGGGCACGGCGCCTATACGGTAGTCGATGGTGTACGGGTTGAAATGCGGCCTGGGGACATTCTCCTGACGCCAAGCTGGTGCTGGCATTCGCATGCGAATGGCGGTCCGGACGACTGCTTCTGGGTGGACGTACTGGACGTGCCGCTCATCCACCTGCTCGAGCCGATGTTCTTCGAGCGCCACCCCGAAAAATTGGAGCGGGACGTAGTGACCGTCGCGGAGTCGCCGGTCGCGTTCAGGTGGGAGGCGTCGCTCGAGGCGCTCGACAAGGCCGCGGCGCCCGCGAACGGCATGGCACAGCGCGAGATCGAACTGGGCGCGCCGGCGATGAAGAGCACGGCGATCCACGTTCAACGCATGGGAGCGGGATTCGTGTCGCAACGATACCGCACCACCGCCAATGCGATATTCACAGTTGTCGAAGGCCGCGGTACGACGCGCTGCGGCGACACGGAAATGCAGTGGGAAAAAGGCGATATGTTCGCCATGCCGGCATGGCGCAATTATCAGCACAAGGTGGACGGCGACGCGCATCTCGTACGAGTAAGTGACGAGCCGGTCATGCGCGCACTGGACGTTTTGCGCGACGAACTTTCGCCGTCTAGCCACGTAATACGAGGGGAAATTTCATGCATATCTTGA
- a CDS encoding FAD-dependent monooxygenase gives MHILIAGGGIGGLAAAVALLQQGIDVDLYERAPELREVGAGIQISPNGNAVLDSLGVFEQLRSLSCDPARKEFRLWNTGKPWPMFSLGKSVIERYGYPYLTVYRPDLHQTLADRVRALKPNAIHLDSAVIGCEQNDSSATLILHNGQRIKGDALIGADGVRSVVRNALWPNTDAAFSGMVTWRALIPMKSLPEHMRESVGSTWIGPGGHAVNYPLHRAEIMNFAATIEGKRWTAQASFEQGTVEECLGDFKGWHEDVQTMIKLAPNLLKWGLMKREPIPQWTQARISLLGDAAHVTLPFLAQGAVHAIEDGMVLARCLAGAEPSDVPAALLRYEHARIERTSRMVRGATDNTERFHSSELATEASAAQYLEREWSAAPIAERYDWLYSYNATTVEIWLGHS, from the coding sequence ATGCATATCTTGATAGCAGGTGGTGGAATTGGTGGCCTTGCTGCAGCAGTCGCGTTGCTGCAGCAAGGGATCGACGTCGACCTCTACGAACGCGCACCCGAGTTGCGGGAAGTCGGCGCCGGTATCCAGATCAGTCCGAATGGAAATGCAGTGCTCGACTCGCTCGGCGTGTTCGAGCAGTTGAGGTCCCTCTCCTGCGATCCGGCGCGCAAAGAGTTTCGCCTCTGGAACACGGGCAAGCCTTGGCCGATGTTCAGCCTCGGCAAGTCCGTGATCGAGCGCTATGGTTATCCTTACCTGACCGTTTACCGGCCGGATCTGCATCAGACACTGGCGGATCGCGTACGCGCGCTGAAGCCTAATGCGATTCATCTCGACAGCGCGGTGATCGGTTGTGAGCAGAACGACAGCAGCGCCACCTTGATCCTGCACAACGGCCAGCGCATCAAGGGCGACGCCTTGATCGGTGCCGACGGTGTGCGTTCGGTCGTCCGCAACGCACTGTGGCCCAACACCGACGCGGCGTTCTCCGGCATGGTGACATGGCGGGCGTTGATCCCGATGAAGAGTTTGCCCGAGCATATGCGCGAATCGGTCGGGTCGACCTGGATCGGACCGGGCGGCCATGCCGTCAATTATCCGCTGCATCGTGCCGAAATCATGAATTTCGCTGCCACCATCGAAGGCAAGCGCTGGACTGCTCAAGCCAGCTTCGAACAAGGTACCGTCGAAGAGTGCCTCGGCGATTTCAAAGGTTGGCATGAGGACGTGCAGACCATGATCAAGCTCGCGCCGAATCTGCTGAAATGGGGACTGATGAAGCGCGAGCCGATCCCGCAATGGACGCAGGCGCGCATTTCGCTGCTGGGCGATGCAGCACACGTGACGTTGCCGTTCCTCGCGCAGGGTGCAGTCCACGCTATCGAAGATGGCATGGTGCTGGCGCGTTGCCTCGCGGGTGCCGAGCCGTCAGACGTACCGGCCGCGCTGTTGCGTTACGAACATGCACGAATCGAACGTACCAGTCGGATGGTGCGAGGCGCGACGGACAACACCGAACGCTTTCACAGTTCAGAACTCGCCACTGAAGCTTCAGCGGCCCAATACCTGGAACGTGAATGGAGTGCCGCGCCAATAGCCGAGCGCTACGACTGGCTCTATTCGTACAACGCGACTACCGTCGAAATCTGGTTAGGACATTCATGA
- a CDS encoding electron transfer flavoprotein subunit alpha/FixB family protein: MTILVIAEHDNVSLKAATLNTVAAAAVVATFTGGDIHVLIAGHRTGLAAEQASTIAGVCKVLLADAPQLADGLAENVEATVLNIAKEYSHILVPATAYGKNIAPRIAAKLDVAQISEITAVDSPDTFERPIYAGNAIAIVQSQDPIKVITVRATGFDPVAAQGGSAPVEKIEAAADAGISQFVSREVTKLDRPELTNANIIVSGGRGLGSGENYTNVLEPLADRLGAAMGASRAAVDAGYVPNNYQVGQTGKIVAPQLYVAVGISGAIQHLAGMKDSKVIVAINKDPEAPIFSVADYGLVGDLFTLVPDLIESV, translated from the coding sequence ATGACGATTCTGGTAATTGCTGAACACGATAACGTGTCGCTGAAGGCGGCGACGCTCAATACGGTGGCGGCCGCAGCAGTTGTCGCCACGTTTACGGGTGGTGACATTCACGTATTGATTGCGGGTCACCGTACAGGTTTAGCAGCAGAGCAGGCGTCGACGATCGCAGGTGTATGCAAAGTTCTGCTCGCCGATGCGCCGCAACTGGCCGATGGCCTCGCGGAAAACGTCGAAGCGACAGTGCTGAACATTGCGAAGGAATACTCGCACATCCTCGTGCCGGCAACGGCTTATGGCAAGAACATCGCACCGCGCATTGCGGCGAAGCTCGACGTCGCGCAGATCAGCGAGATTACGGCAGTCGATTCGCCCGACACGTTTGAACGCCCGATCTACGCGGGCAACGCAATCGCGATCGTGCAATCACAAGACCCGATCAAGGTCATCACGGTGCGCGCTACGGGCTTTGATCCGGTGGCAGCGCAAGGGGGCAGCGCACCGGTCGAGAAGATCGAGGCCGCAGCCGACGCAGGCATCTCGCAGTTCGTGAGCCGCGAAGTAACGAAGCTGGATCGTCCGGAACTGACCAACGCGAACATCATCGTCTCGGGCGGTCGGGGTCTGGGCAGCGGCGAGAACTACACGAACGTGCTAGAACCTTTGGCCGACAGGCTCGGTGCAGCGATGGGCGCCTCACGCGCAGCCGTCGATGCGGGTTATGTGCCGAACAACTATCAGGTCGGCCAGACGGGGAAGATCGTCGCGCCGCAACTGTACGTTGCGGTCGGCATCTCGGGTGCGATCCAGCATCTGGCGGGCATGAAGGATTCGAAGGTGATCGTCGCGATCAACAAGGATCCGGAAGCGCCGATCTTCAGCGTCGCGGACTACGGCCTCGTTGGCGATCTGTTCACGCTCGTGCCCGATCTAATTGAAAGCGTTTGA
- a CDS encoding electron transfer flavoprotein subunit beta/FixA family protein yields the protein MKILVAVKRVVDYNVKVRVKSDGAGVDIANVKMSMNPFDEIAVEEAVRLKEAGVATEVIAVSAGVAQAQETLRTALAIGADRAVLIESNEDLQPLAVAKLLNELVDKEQPSLVILGKQAIDDDSNQTGQMLAALAGFPQATFASKVVVADGKATVSREVDGGAETLSLTLPAVITTDLRLNEPRYVTLPNIMKAKKKPLETIKPEDLGVDIKPRLKTLKISEPSTRSAGVKVADVKTLVGKLKTEAKVL from the coding sequence ATGAAGATCCTGGTCGCGGTCAAACGCGTAGTCGACTACAACGTGAAGGTTCGTGTGAAGTCGGACGGCGCGGGTGTCGACATTGCGAACGTGAAGATGTCGATGAACCCGTTTGACGAAATCGCCGTGGAAGAAGCGGTTCGTCTCAAGGAAGCGGGTGTGGCGACAGAGGTGATCGCTGTGTCCGCGGGTGTCGCGCAGGCGCAGGAAACGCTGCGCACGGCGCTGGCGATCGGTGCGGATCGCGCGGTGTTGATCGAATCGAACGAAGACCTGCAGCCGCTGGCCGTCGCCAAGCTGCTCAACGAACTGGTCGACAAGGAGCAGCCTTCTTTGGTCATCCTCGGCAAGCAGGCGATTGATGACGATTCGAACCAGACCGGCCAGATGCTGGCTGCGTTAGCCGGATTTCCGCAGGCAACGTTCGCGTCGAAGGTTGTCGTGGCCGACGGTAAGGCTACGGTTTCGCGCGAAGTCGATGGTGGCGCCGAAACGCTGTCGCTGACGTTGCCGGCTGTGATCACGACAGACCTGCGCCTGAACGAGCCGCGCTACGTGACGCTGCCGAACATCATGAAGGCGAAGAAGAAGCCGCTGGAAACGATCAAGCCCGAGGACCTCGGCGTCGACATCAAGCCGCGTCTGAAGACGCTGAAAATCAGCGAGCCATCCACGCGCTCTGCTGGCGTAAAGGTGGCGGACGTGAAGACGCTGGTTGGGAAGCTGAAGACCGAAGCGAAGGTGCTTTGA
- a CDS encoding methyl-accepting chemotaxis protein — MTLNHKLLSMIALLWIGLVLIGAFGAWQARSSMLADRRGQLQTLVQQAESLAGHYYRLAQKGALSDVDARRQALAALADLRYGEDGYVAIIDSHLVVVMNPFLPQMAGKDASQMMDGAGQPLFPKLVAAGDRPGGGFADYVGRKPDSDVRAVKTNYVAHFAPWDWYIATGIYMDDIDHEFYASLARWLAVTAFLAGVSTLVMGFVVRSVLGALGGEMEVAVAAAQRIAQGDLGANVPVRNGERPSLMLALATMRDGIVETVARVQAGAENVDVGAHEIASGNADLSSRTEKQAAALVQTASSMDEMTANVKRNALSAEQAAHLASEAADVARQGSRAVDGVVLTMGDITSTSREIGNIIGVIDGIAFQTNILALNAAVEAARAGEQGRGFAVVASEVRSLAQRSAAAARDIKDLISASTQAVEAGAEQVSNAGRTMGDIVKAVTRVHAILDEISCASLEQSAGIEQVNRAIGEMDEVTQQNAALVEQAAAAAHSLRDQVASLRDAIGRFTLPG, encoded by the coding sequence ATGACATTGAACCACAAGCTTCTTTCGATGATTGCCTTGCTGTGGATCGGCCTCGTGCTGATCGGCGCGTTTGGCGCGTGGCAGGCGCGCTCGTCCATGCTCGCCGATCGCCGCGGGCAGTTGCAGACGCTCGTTCAGCAGGCCGAGAGCCTCGCCGGCCACTACTATCGGCTCGCGCAGAAGGGTGCGCTGAGCGACGTGGACGCACGCAGGCAGGCGTTGGCGGCGTTGGCCGACCTGCGCTATGGCGAGGATGGCTATGTGGCGATCATTGATTCGCATCTCGTGGTCGTGATGAATCCATTCCTGCCGCAGATGGCCGGCAAGGATGCCAGCCAGATGATGGATGGCGCCGGACAGCCTTTGTTTCCAAAGCTGGTCGCTGCCGGTGATCGGCCTGGCGGCGGCTTTGCCGACTACGTGGGCCGCAAGCCCGACAGTGACGTTCGCGCAGTCAAGACCAACTACGTGGCGCACTTCGCACCGTGGGACTGGTACATCGCGACTGGCATTTACATGGACGACATCGATCATGAGTTCTACGCCAGTCTGGCGCGGTGGCTCGCCGTCACTGCGTTCCTTGCCGGCGTCTCCACGCTGGTAATGGGCTTCGTGGTGCGTAGCGTTCTCGGTGCGCTTGGCGGCGAAATGGAAGTGGCGGTCGCCGCGGCGCAGCGGATTGCGCAGGGCGATCTCGGCGCCAACGTCCCGGTGCGTAACGGCGAGCGGCCGAGCCTGATGCTGGCGCTTGCCACCATGCGCGACGGGATCGTCGAAACTGTAGCGCGCGTGCAGGCCGGCGCGGAGAACGTTGACGTCGGCGCGCACGAAATCGCTTCCGGCAATGCCGACCTTTCCAGCCGCACGGAGAAGCAGGCTGCCGCGCTGGTGCAAACGGCGTCGAGCATGGACGAGATGACCGCCAATGTGAAACGCAACGCCCTAAGCGCCGAGCAGGCGGCGCATCTCGCGAGCGAGGCCGCCGATGTTGCGAGACAAGGCAGCCGGGCCGTCGACGGCGTGGTGCTTACCATGGGCGATATCACCAGCACTTCCCGGGAGATCGGCAACATCATCGGCGTGATCGATGGCATTGCGTTCCAGACCAATATCCTCGCGCTGAACGCCGCGGTCGAGGCGGCGCGCGCCGGCGAGCAAGGGCGCGGCTTTGCGGTGGTCGCTTCGGAAGTGCGCAGCCTTGCGCAGCGCTCGGCGGCGGCGGCGCGGGACATCAAGGATCTGATCAGTGCATCGACGCAGGCTGTTGAGGCGGGCGCCGAGCAGGTATCGAATGCGGGCAGGACGATGGGCGACATCGTGAAGGCGGTCACGCGCGTCCACGCAATCCTCGACGAAATCAGCTGCGCGTCGCTGGAACAGAGCGCCGGTATCGAGCAGGTCAATCGTGCGATCGGCGAGATGGACGAGGTGACGCAGCAGAACGCAGCGCTGGTCGAACAGGCTGCGGCTGCCGCGCACTCGTTGCGCGATCAGGTCGCCAGCCTGCGCGATGCAATTGGCCGTTTCACATTACCAGGCTAG
- a CDS encoding PaaI family thioesterase has translation MEIDEKHALARLYGTNGSLPPVTTMLGGVFLSLEDDTLQAQYVGAPAFLNPAGQVQGGMLCAMLDDVTATLVMSTLAEGEHCATLSLNTSFLRPAKPGRLTGRATLMRRGRGVCNVNGELWQDDKLVATASAVCMIVAR, from the coding sequence ATGGAAATCGACGAAAAACACGCTCTCGCGCGCCTGTATGGCACGAACGGCTCGCTGCCGCCGGTGACGACGATGCTTGGCGGGGTGTTCCTGTCACTAGAGGACGACACGCTCCAAGCGCAGTACGTGGGCGCGCCGGCGTTTCTCAACCCGGCGGGTCAGGTGCAGGGCGGCATGCTGTGCGCCATGCTTGACGACGTGACGGCGACGCTCGTGATGTCGACACTGGCTGAAGGCGAACACTGCGCCACGCTTAGCCTGAACACCTCGTTCCTGCGGCCCGCGAAACCCGGCCGCCTGACTGGCCGGGCGACGCTGATGCGCAGGGGACGCGGTGTGTGCAACGTGAACGGAGAGCTGTGGCAGGACGATAAGCTCGTTGCAACGGCGTCGGCTGTCTGCATGATCGTCGCGCGTTGA
- a CDS encoding enoyl-CoA hydratase/isomerase family protein, giving the protein MTPKAATRSSGFAPELTVAGPIATITLRRPEMANRLEPEDLATLRGFIRDVDARRDVLVLRLCAEGRHFCAGFNIGSIGDGDAAASFEALANELERARPVTIAAINGGVYGGATDLALACDFRIGIETSQMFVPAARLGLLFYRDGLQRYVSRLGLNTAKKLLLAAATFDAAQMQACGFLDAVVAPAALRDEVERLSGELAGMAPLALLGMKKHLNRIACGTLDEDEFWRDVTQADASQDLREGALAWQEKRNPVFRGE; this is encoded by the coding sequence ATGACCCCGAAGGCCGCCACCCGTTCGTCCGGCTTTGCGCCGGAACTCACCGTCGCCGGTCCGATAGCGACGATCACGTTGCGTCGCCCCGAGATGGCGAACCGTCTCGAACCAGAAGACCTCGCGACGCTGCGCGGCTTCATCCGCGACGTAGACGCGCGGCGCGACGTGCTCGTACTGCGGCTGTGCGCCGAAGGTCGGCACTTTTGCGCTGGCTTCAACATTGGCAGCATTGGCGACGGAGACGCGGCCGCGAGTTTCGAGGCGCTCGCCAACGAGCTGGAGCGCGCGCGGCCGGTGACGATCGCAGCGATCAACGGTGGCGTGTACGGCGGCGCAACCGATCTCGCGCTCGCCTGCGACTTCCGGATCGGCATTGAAACGAGCCAGATGTTCGTGCCGGCTGCGCGCCTTGGCCTGCTGTTCTATCGCGACGGCCTGCAGCGCTATGTTTCTAGGCTCGGACTGAATACGGCAAAGAAGCTGCTGCTTGCGGCCGCGACGTTCGATGCCGCGCAGATGCAAGCCTGCGGGTTTCTCGATGCGGTGGTGGCGCCAGCCGCGCTGCGCGACGAAGTCGAACGCCTGAGCGGCGAGCTGGCCGGGATGGCGCCGCTGGCGCTGCTCGGCATGAAGAAGCACCTGAACCGGATTGCATGCGGCACGCTAGACGAAGACGAGTTCTGGCGCGACGTCACGCAGGCGGACGCATCGCAGGACCTGCGTGAAGGCGCGCTGGCGTGGCAGGAGAAGCGCAACCCGGTGTTTCGCGGCGAATAG
- a CDS encoding 4-carboxy-4-hydroxy-2-oxoadipate aldolase/oxaloacetate decarboxylase — MKEHDSATTVRTAIERVEASVVKAARTLPAATLHEAGGKIGALPAAIKPVAPGFRICGTAITVHSPGGDNLWLHRALVLAQPGDVLVVYTSGIYEHGYWGEVMTTAAKVRGLAGLVIDAAVRDADLLEQIGFPVFSRGLSIRGTGKDYGAIGWINEPVLIGNVTVNAGDLVVGDRDGVVAIPRARAADVVEMAAKREADEATICKRIESGETTMQIYNFH; from the coding sequence ATGAAAGAACACGATTCGGCAACGACGGTGCGTACCGCGATCGAACGCGTCGAGGCGAGCGTGGTCAAGGCCGCGCGCACGTTGCCCGCGGCGACGCTGCACGAAGCAGGCGGGAAGATCGGGGCGCTGCCTGCCGCGATCAAGCCGGTGGCGCCGGGCTTCAGGATCTGCGGCACGGCAATTACCGTGCATTCGCCGGGTGGCGACAACCTCTGGCTGCATCGCGCGCTTGTGCTGGCGCAACCGGGCGATGTGCTGGTGGTCTACACCAGCGGCATCTACGAGCACGGATACTGGGGTGAAGTCATGACAACCGCGGCAAAGGTGCGCGGTCTCGCCGGTCTCGTGATCGACGCTGCTGTGCGCGACGCGGACCTGCTTGAGCAGATCGGCTTCCCGGTCTTTTCGCGCGGCCTGTCGATTCGCGGGACGGGCAAGGATTATGGTGCGATTGGCTGGATCAACGAACCGGTGTTGATCGGTAACGTAACGGTCAACGCGGGCGACCTGGTTGTCGGCGACCGGGACGGCGTCGTTGCCATCCCGCGTGCGCGTGCGGCTGACGTTGTCGAGATGGCCGCGAAGCGCGAGGCCGATGAGGCCACGATCTGCAAGCGCATTGAGTCCGGCGAGACGACCATGCAGATCTACAACTTCCATTGA
- a CDS encoding RraA family protein, producing the protein MTNDNRNVERAGKLDTATLSDALDKLGIAGQCYRIKARSTDFRLAGRAWTLKYGPASNPPGTVGDYIDDVPPGAIVVLDNGGREDATVWGDILTEIAHRRGLGGTVINGVCRDVALCLKLGYPVFSRDHWMRTGKDRVQVEATNIPVNIGEARVQPGDILRGDADGVVVIPREHEATVLDAAETIQHAEDAIREACRGGMRLDEARQQFKYHQLQTRGK; encoded by the coding sequence ATGACGAACGACAACCGCAACGTTGAACGCGCCGGCAAGCTGGATACGGCCACCCTCTCGGATGCGCTCGACAAACTCGGCATCGCTGGGCAGTGCTACAGGATCAAGGCCCGCAGTACTGACTTCCGGCTCGCGGGGCGCGCCTGGACACTCAAGTACGGTCCTGCCTCGAACCCGCCTGGGACGGTCGGCGACTATATCGACGACGTGCCGCCCGGCGCGATCGTCGTGCTTGACAACGGTGGACGCGAAGACGCGACCGTCTGGGGCGACATCCTGACCGAGATCGCACACCGCCGCGGCCTTGGCGGCACGGTGATCAACGGCGTGTGCCGCGACGTCGCCCTGTGCCTGAAGCTCGGCTATCCCGTGTTCAGCCGCGATCACTGGATGCGCACAGGCAAGGATCGCGTGCAGGTCGAGGCGACCAACATTCCGGTCAACATTGGCGAGGCTCGCGTTCAGCCGGGTGACATCCTGCGCGGCGATGCCGACGGTGTGGTCGTGATCCCGCGCGAGCATGAGGCCACCGTGCTCGACGCGGCCGAGACCATCCAGCATGCAGAGGACGCAATCCGCGAAGCCTGCCGCGGCGGCATGCGTCTCGACGAGGCGCGCCAACAGTTCAAGTACCACCAGTTGCAGACTCGGGGAAAATAA